The Sorangiineae bacterium MSr11367 genome window below encodes:
- a CDS encoding sigma-70 family RNA polymerase sigma factor: MERAKRRHSAQRRSTRRSDPRQRDRGAAVGGSAYGSPALTAPVETTWQGEVARARAALAEVDTHDPEFLAHVESCRLRGGKPEHAGDLVLAWGALKGIPAALRRFEEHVRADVDAAARRIDRAPEFGDEVRQGLRVRLLVPAPGERARMGEYAARGPLRAWVGVAALRVALNLKRASAPAAEDVLAEMTAGEPDAELRHLRKTYSKEFREALEGALGALAPRERALLRLCFVEGLTLVRIADLYGVHESTASRWVRKATDTVADDARQRLVARLSVSPGSVESIARLVGSQLELSVARLLTATNRPDS, translated from the coding sequence ATGGAACGCGCGAAACGGCGTCATTCTGCGCAAAGGCGCAGCACACGGCGTAGCGACCCCCGTCAGCGCGATCGTGGTGCCGCTGTTGGCGGCTCAGCATACGGGAGCCCCGCGCTGACAGCACCCGTGGAAACGACGTGGCAAGGAGAGGTCGCGCGCGCTCGGGCGGCGCTCGCGGAGGTGGATACGCACGATCCCGAGTTTCTCGCGCACGTGGAGAGCTGCCGCCTGCGCGGCGGAAAGCCGGAACACGCGGGCGACCTGGTGCTTGCGTGGGGCGCGTTGAAGGGGATCCCGGCGGCACTGCGTCGCTTCGAGGAGCACGTTCGAGCCGACGTCGATGCGGCCGCGCGCAGGATCGATCGCGCGCCGGAATTCGGCGACGAGGTTCGTCAGGGGCTTCGCGTGCGCCTCTTGGTGCCGGCGCCGGGAGAACGCGCGCGCATGGGCGAGTATGCGGCCCGCGGTCCGCTCCGTGCGTGGGTCGGGGTTGCCGCCTTGCGGGTGGCGCTCAACTTGAAGAGAGCGTCGGCGCCCGCCGCCGAAGACGTGCTCGCCGAGATGACCGCGGGCGAACCCGATGCGGAGCTGCGGCATCTGCGCAAGACGTACAGCAAGGAATTTCGTGAAGCGCTCGAGGGCGCGCTTGGCGCGCTCGCACCCCGAGAGCGTGCGTTGCTGCGTCTTTGTTTCGTCGAAGGCCTCACGCTGGTTCGAATCGCAGACCTCTACGGAGTTCACGAGTCGACGGCCTCGCGTTGGGTACGAAAGGCGACCGACACCGTGGCCGACGATGCGCGGCAACGATTGGTGGCACGCCTATCCGTGTCGCCCGGGAGCGTGGAGAGCATCGCGCGGCTGGTGGGGAGCCAATTGGAGCTCAGCGTGGCTCGCCTTCTCACTGCGACGAATCGCCCCGATTCGTGA